In the genome of Methylotenera mobilis JLW8, the window ACGTTAGCGGATTCTACCGGCATGATCGTCAATGCCATTTTGAAAGCAGCAGAGCAGGTTGGTTTGCCTGCAATTACGCGTGAAGCTGCAAGTAGTATCATCGGTTTAGGTTTGCGCGAGTCGATTCAGGCGTTATATGGCGATATTCCAGCCACACAGGCGCAAGCACTTGCCGCACAATATAATGCTAATTATTATGCTGAAGAGGGTGAGATACTCTTGTTTTCTGGGGCGGCTGACACCATTGTTGAGCTAAATAAACGTGGCTTTAAATTGGCGGTAGCAACCGGTAAAGGTCGTAGAGGCCTGAACTTGGCTTTGGAGCATGCAGGCTTGACCCGGCAGTTTCATGCCACGCGTACGGTGGATGAGTGCTTTTCTAAGCCGCATCCGCAAATGCTGGATGAGTTGATGGATCACTTAGTGGTGCTGCCTGAGCGTACCTTAATGATAGGTGACACCAGTTATGATTTACAGATGGCTAAAAATGCAGGGGTTAGTGCCGTTGGCGTCACTTACGGAGCACAGCCTGCAGAGCATTGGCAGCATCTAGACCCAGTTGCACAATTTGATGCATTTTCCGATTTGCGTCAGTGGTTATTAGAACACGCTTAGAAAGTTGGCAGTATGCACATAGAGCAGGATATGATTGCGATTGATAGTGCCGCCGTGCAAGATGGCGGCAAGGGTGTTAGGTTTTCGCTGCCGGCACTGGGTGAGTTTGCCACCGGTTTTGTGGTGCGTTTTAACCAATTGCCCTATGCTTATGTAAACCAATGTGCACACGTTTCTGTCGAACTGGATTGGAA includes:
- a CDS encoding HAD-IIIA family hydrolase gives rise to the protein MPKKFDLIVWDWDGTLADSTGMIVNAILKAAEQVGLPAITREAASSIIGLGLRESIQALYGDIPATQAQALAAQYNANYYAEEGEILLFSGAADTIVELNKRGFKLAVATGKGRRGLNLALEHAGLTRQFHATRTVDECFSKPHPQMLDELMDHLVVLPERTLMIGDTSYDLQMAKNAGVSAVGVTYGAQPAEHWQHLDPVAQFDAFSDLRQWLLEHA
- a CDS encoding Rieske (2Fe-2S) protein; amino-acid sequence: MHIEQDMIAIDSAAVQDGGKGVRFSLPALGEFATGFVVRFNQLPYAYVNQCAHVSVELDWNEGEFFTAQGDYLICATHGAHYRPDNGFCVLGPCKGKSLKPIALVEQNQKIMINLASISK